From the genome of Solibacillus sp. FSL H8-0538:
CATAATATTGAGAAGACTGCCCGCCAGTCACAAGAGGTTGCAGCGATTGCAGAGCAAACATCTGCAAGTGCTCAAGAAGTTCGTAGTGCAACAGAGGAGCAAGCATTCGCAATTGAAAAAGTAGAAAATTTATCGCTAGATTTAAAACGTCAATCTGAAGATTTATATAAAGTGATACAACAATTTGATCGCTCAAAATAATGTGGGTTACTATTTAGTAGCGTTATATAAGTGGATTTAGCTAAAATGAACCAAAGGATACAAAGAGCAAGTATTCCCGTATTTATTATCGTTAAAGAAAATAATTAAGAATGCCCTCGAATTAACAGAAGGCATTCTTTTTTTGCGATTAAGAAAGTATAACGTACTTAATCACGAGAGCATATCGTGTTAATTAGGGGCGAATGGTGTCTCTTCAACGTTTCATTAATTCGTTACTTCGAATAAATATGAATTATATTCAAGGATACTTGAATTTTCAGTATAATTAGAATAATATATAATTAGTTACTAGTACATAAATCGTTTTCCTTTTGAGCTACCAAAGAAATAGAAGATTTTCGACATATAAAAACTCAATAAAAAAAGCAACTATATTACTCTAAAATACTAATTTTGTACCAAAAACGCACTGTATTTTTACTATAAAAATAGTGAAAACAGAGTAGTAGTCTGCTTCCTTATTATTATGTTAATATCCGAATTTATCGACATAGTATTCATGAATTCAACATAAAAATCCCCTAAAAAATTAACATTTATATATTTAAATTAAAAATCATTCGTATTTAGAGGGAATGTTTTATTGCTTTGTTGGAAAATGCATGTTTTTCTTGTGAAAGAAATGGTACACTAATGTTGACTATATTTCGAAAAGAGGGAACCTCATTGAACATTGCGATTTCTTCCGATCATGGCGGTAATAATTTACGTAAAGAAATTATGGCGCTATTAGATGAACTAGCTATTAGCTATGAAGATTTTGGTCCACAATCAAATGACTCTGTTGACTATCCGGATTATGCAAAGCCTGTATGTGATGGTGTTGCAAGTGGGAAATTTAACCGTGGGATTTTAATTTGTGGAACGGGCATTGGTATGTCCATTGCAGCAAACAAAGTGAAAGGCATTCGATGTGCTTTAGTACACGATGTATTTTCGGCAAAAGCAACACGTTGTCACAATGACTCAAATATTTTAGCGATGGGTGAGCGAGTAATCGGCCCAGGACTTGCACGAGAAATTGCTGAAGCGTGGTTAAATACACAATTCGAAGGTGGCCGTCATACGCGCCGCGTTGAAAAAATTACAGAACTAGAAGGGTGATGTGCGTTGACTAACTTACACGATTTGCAGCAGGATTTAGCGCAAGCCTTAAACGAATTCGAGCAACAAGTGAAGTTTGCGCCAAAGCAGTTATTCGTTATCGGCTGTTCCACATCTGAAGTGATCGGTGCTAAAATTGGCACTTCGGGTGCAATGGATGTGGCGGAAGTAATATACGAGGAGTTTGCTAAGTTCGCACAAAAGCATGATCTTTATTTAGTTTTTCAAGGCTGTGAGCATATTAATCGCGCACTTACGATGGAAGCCGCAGCTGCTATACAGTACAATTTAGAGCCTGTCGCAGTTGTTCCAGTACGAACTGCAGGTGGCTCGATGTCAGCATTTGCATTCACACAATTAAAAAATCCGGTAGTCGTGGAAGCAGTTTCCGCGCACATGGGGATTGACATTGGTCAAACATTAATTGGGATGCATTTAAAATTAGTAGCGGTTCCAATCCGCACGTCTGTCAAAATGCTAGGTGAGGCTGTCCTAACAATGGCCACAACTCGTCCGAAATTAATTGGCGGCACGCGCGCTCAATATGAGTTACCAAACAAATAAAAGAGAAGCATCGGGTATTCCGGAGCTAAGTTTAGGGGGATTTAAAGACAATGGCATTTGAAAAATTAGCAGTACAAGACAAGGCAGTTCTAGAAGGCATTTATGCAGAAAAAAAACGTCAACAGGAAAACATCGAATTAATCGCATCAGAAAACTTCGTGTCAGAAGCAGTAATGGAAGCTCAAGGCTCAGTTCTTACTAACAAATACGCTGAAGGTTACCCAGGTAAACGTTACTATGGCGGCTGTGAACACGTTGACGTAGTAGAAGATATCGCACGCGACCGCGTAAAAGAAATCTTCGGCGCTGAATATGCGAACGTACAACCACACTCAGGTGCACAAGCAAACATGGCGGTATATCACACGATTTTAGAGCCAGGTGACACAGTTCTTGGAATGAACCTTTCTCACGGTGGTCACTTAACACACGGTTCTCCTGTAAACTTCTCTGGTATCCTATATAATTTCGTAGAGTACGGTGTAACAGAAGATACGCATGTGATCGATTATGAAGATGTACGCGCGAAAGCATTAGCAAACAAACCAAAACTTATTGTTGCGGGTGCTTCTGCATACCCACGTGCAATTGACTTCGCAAAATTCCGTGAAATCGCGGATGAAGTAGGCGCATATTTCATGGTAGACATGGCGCACATCGCAGGTTTAGTAGCTGCTGGCGAACACCAATCTCCAGTACCTTACGCTGACTTTGTAACGTCAACTACACATAAAACATTACGCGGTCCTCGTGGTGGTTTAATTCTTGCTTCAAAAGAATGGGAGCAAAAACTAAACAAATCAGTATTCCCAGGTATTCAAGGTGGCCCTTTAATGCACGTAATTGCTGCTAAAGCAGTAGCATTTGGCGAAGCATTACAACCAGAATTCAAAGACTATATTAAACAAGTTAAAGTTAACGCGATTACTTTAGCTGAAACGTTAATAGCTGAAGGCGTTGAAATCGTATCAGGTGGTACGGATAATCACTTAGTATTATTAAACGTAAAATCTTTAGGGTTAACAGGTAAAGTAGCTGAACATGCACTTGATGCAGTAGGAATTACAACAAATAAAAACACAATTCCTTACGATACAGAATCACCATTTGTGACATCGGGTATTCGTATTGGTACACCTGCAGTAACTTCTCGTGGATTCAAAGAAGAAGACATGAAAGAAGTTGGCTTAATTATCGCTGCAGTTCTTAAAAACCCAGAAGACGAAGCAACAAAAGCAGATGCAAAAGCTCGTGTAGCAGCATTAGCTGACAAGCACCCACTATACGCGTAATGTACTGAAAGAGGATACCTTTGCTTATTGCAAAAGTATCCTCTTTTTTTGAAAGTACTCTTTAGAAAATAGAGCTCCCCGACAATATCGGTTCTCGCTTTTAACATGATTACAAAAAAGAGCATAGTAGTAGCAAATATCTTTGCTGTATCGTAGTATCGTGCGGAAGTAGGAGACCTAAACTTTTGTGAATGCTGTTTTACTTTCGTGGCAAAAAGTGGACGGCTGTTAACTTGCCAATCCGCTACTTAGGGTCCTACAAGTTGCGGCAAGAGCGGAGGCTACTACATCAATTGTTCAAATTAAGGTCAAGCACATGTTTTGATAAAGAGCCGAACGTTGCGCATAGAAAAGTTTACAAAAGCAACACAAGAATAAAGTCACTAATTAAAAACTTTTGAGGGACGTTCTTTTCTGTTATACTAACTTAGATTAAAAACAGTTAGGAGATGTCTACATTGAGCAAAGTATACGTATTCGATCACCCATTAATTCAACATAAGTTAACTTATATTCGTGATAAAAGTACGGGAACAAAAGAATTCCGTGAGCTAGTAGATGAAGTAGCGACATTAATGGCATTTGAAATTACTCGTGATTTACCATTAGAAGAAATTGAGGTTCAAACACCTGTAACTACAGCAAAAACTAAAGTATTATTAGGTAAGAAAATTGCAATTGTCCCAATTTTACGTGCAGGTATCGGCATGGTTGATGGCATTTTAAAATTAATTCCAGCAGCTAAAGTTGGCCACATTGGTCTTTACCGTGATCCAGAAACGTTAAAACCAGTAGAATATTATGCAAAACTTCCTGCTGATGTAGAAGAGCGCGATTTCATCATTGTTGACCCTATGCTTGCAACAGGCGGTTCAGCAGTGGAAGCGATTAACTCACTTAAAAAACGCGGCGCAAAAAACATTAAATTTATGTGCTTAATTGCTGCTCCAGAAGGCGTTAAAGTAATTCAAGAACTACACCCAGATGTAGATATTTACATTGCAGCACTTGATGAAAAGTTAAACGACCACGGTTACATCGTGCCTGGACTAGGCGACGCTGGAGACCGACTATTTGGTACAAAATAAAAATATCATGCGTCCTTTTAGTTTTACGCTAAAGGGACGTT
Proteins encoded in this window:
- the rpiB gene encoding ribose 5-phosphate isomerase B encodes the protein MNIAISSDHGGNNLRKEIMALLDELAISYEDFGPQSNDSVDYPDYAKPVCDGVASGKFNRGILICGTGIGMSIAANKVKGIRCALVHDVFSAKATRCHNDSNILAMGERVIGPGLAREIAEAWLNTQFEGGRHTRRVEKITELEG
- a CDS encoding TIGR01440 family protein translates to MTNLHDLQQDLAQALNEFEQQVKFAPKQLFVIGCSTSEVIGAKIGTSGAMDVAEVIYEEFAKFAQKHDLYLVFQGCEHINRALTMEAAAAIQYNLEPVAVVPVRTAGGSMSAFAFTQLKNPVVVEAVSAHMGIDIGQTLIGMHLKLVAVPIRTSVKMLGEAVLTMATTRPKLIGGTRAQYELPNK
- the glyA gene encoding serine hydroxymethyltransferase, producing the protein MAFEKLAVQDKAVLEGIYAEKKRQQENIELIASENFVSEAVMEAQGSVLTNKYAEGYPGKRYYGGCEHVDVVEDIARDRVKEIFGAEYANVQPHSGAQANMAVYHTILEPGDTVLGMNLSHGGHLTHGSPVNFSGILYNFVEYGVTEDTHVIDYEDVRAKALANKPKLIVAGASAYPRAIDFAKFREIADEVGAYFMVDMAHIAGLVAAGEHQSPVPYADFVTSTTHKTLRGPRGGLILASKEWEQKLNKSVFPGIQGGPLMHVIAAKAVAFGEALQPEFKDYIKQVKVNAITLAETLIAEGVEIVSGGTDNHLVLLNVKSLGLTGKVAEHALDAVGITTNKNTIPYDTESPFVTSGIRIGTPAVTSRGFKEEDMKEVGLIIAAVLKNPEDEATKADAKARVAALADKHPLYA
- the upp gene encoding uracil phosphoribosyltransferase, with amino-acid sequence MSKVYVFDHPLIQHKLTYIRDKSTGTKEFRELVDEVATLMAFEITRDLPLEEIEVQTPVTTAKTKVLLGKKIAIVPILRAGIGMVDGILKLIPAAKVGHIGLYRDPETLKPVEYYAKLPADVEERDFIIVDPMLATGGSAVEAINSLKKRGAKNIKFMCLIAAPEGVKVIQELHPDVDIYIAALDEKLNDHGYIVPGLGDAGDRLFGTK